Proteins co-encoded in one Streptococcus pyogenes genomic window:
- a CDS encoding PTS mannose/fructose/sorbose/N-acetylgalactosamine transporter subunit IIC has product MDINLLQALLIGLWTAFCFSGMLLGIYTNRCIILSFGVGIILGDLPTALSMGAISELAYMGFGVGAGGTVPPNPIGPGIFGTLMAITSAGKVTPEAALALSTPIAVAIQFLQTFAYTAFAGAPETAKKQLQKGNIRGFKFAANGTIWAFAFIGLGLGLLGALSMDTLLHLVDYIPPVLLNGLTVAGKMLPAIGFAMILSVMAKKELIPFVLIGYVCAAYLQIPTIGIAIIGIIFALNEFYNKPKQVDATTVQGGQQDDWI; this is encoded by the coding sequence ATGGATATCAATTTGTTACAGGCACTTTTAATTGGTCTTTGGACAGCCTTTTGTTTCAGCGGAATGTTACTTGGCATCTACACCAACCGTTGTATTATTCTGTCTTTTGGTGTAGGGATTATCTTAGGTGACTTGCCAACTGCACTTAGCATGGGAGCTATCTCCGAATTAGCTTATATGGGATTTGGAGTGGGTGCCGGTGGTACCGTTCCTCCTAATCCTATCGGCCCTGGTATCTTTGGTACCTTGATGGCTATTACCAGTGCTGGTAAAGTCACCCCAGAAGCGGCACTAGCCTTATCAACACCAATCGCAGTTGCCATCCAATTCCTTCAAACATTCGCCTATACAGCTTTTGCTGGCGCTCCCGAAACCGCTAAAAAACAATTGCAAAAAGGCAATATTAGAGGCTTCAAATTCGCTGCCAACGGCACTATCTGGGCTTTCGCTTTTATCGGATTAGGCCTTGGTTTATTAGGTGCCTTGTCAATGGATACTCTCCTTCACTTGGTTGATTATATCCCACCTGTCTTGCTCAATGGATTGACTGTCGCTGGTAAAATGTTACCTGCTATCGGATTTGCCATGATCTTATCTGTTATGGCCAAGAAAGAATTGATTCCTTTTGTACTAATTGGTTATGTTTGTGCAGCCTACCTCCAAATTCCAACCATTGGTATCGCCATTATTGGTATCATTTTCGCCTTGAATGAATTTTACAACAAACCTAAACAAGTCGATGCAACAACTGTCCAAGGAGGCCAACAAGATGACTGGATCTAA
- a CDS encoding PTS sugar transporter subunit IIB, which yields MTQPNIIMTRVDERLIHGQGQLWVKFLNCNTVIVANDAVSEDKIQQSLMKTVIPSSIAIRFFSIQKVIDIIHKASPAQSIFIVVKDLQDAKLLVEGGVPITEINIGNIHKTDDKVAITQFISLGETDKSAIRCLAHDHHVVFNTKTTPAGNSASDVDILDYI from the coding sequence ATGACACAACCAAACATTATCATGACGCGAGTTGATGAGCGTTTGATTCACGGACAGGGGCAATTATGGGTCAAATTCCTCAACTGCAACACCGTTATCGTCGCTAACGATGCGGTTTCTGAAGATAAGATTCAACAATCCCTCATGAAAACAGTTATTCCATCCAGTATTGCCATTCGTTTTTTCTCCATTCAAAAAGTGATTGACATCATTCATAAAGCAAGTCCTGCTCAAAGTATCTTCATCGTGGTCAAAGATTTGCAAGATGCCAAACTCCTAGTTGAAGGGGGTGTTCCCATCACAGAAATCAATATCGGTAATATTCATAAAACTGATGATAAGGTTGCGATTACCCAGTTTATTTCGCTGGGAGAAACAGACAAGTCTGCTATTCGTTGCTTAGCCCATGACCACCACGTGGTTTTTAACACCAAAACAACTCCAGCTGGCAATAGCGCCTCTGACGTTGACATCTTAGATTATATTTAA
- a CDS encoding glycoside hydrolase family 88 protein codes for MARPLKTIALEPIKQPERFTKEDFLSQEDITQALDLALKQVRLNMDYFKEDFPTPATKDNQYAIMDNTEWTNAFWTGCLWLAYEYSGDDAIKALAQANDLSFLDRVTRDIELDHHDLGFLYTPSCMAEWKLLKTPESREAALKAADKLVQRYQDKGGFIQAWGELGKKEDYRLIIDCLLNIQLLFFASQETGDNRYRDMAINHFYASANHVIRDDASAYHTFYFDPETGDPVKGVTRQGYSDDSAWARGQAWGIYGIPLTYRFLKEPELIQLFKGMTHYFLNRLPKDQVSYWDLIFGDGSEQSRDSSATAIAVCGIHEMLKTLPDHDPDKKTYEAAMHSMLRALIKDYANKDLKPGAPLLLHGVYSWHSGKGVDEGNIWGDYYYLEALLRFYKDWNPYW; via the coding sequence ATGGCACGACCTTTAAAAACCATTGCTCTTGAACCTATCAAGCAGCCTGAACGATTTACCAAAGAAGATTTCCTAAGCCAAGAAGACATTACTCAGGCCCTTGACTTAGCCCTCAAACAAGTTCGGCTTAATATGGACTATTTTAAAGAAGACTTTCCAACGCCAGCTACCAAAGATAACCAATATGCCATTATGGATAATACAGAATGGACCAATGCCTTTTGGACAGGTTGCCTTTGGTTAGCTTACGAATACAGTGGGGATGATGCTATTAAAGCTCTGGCTCAAGCAAATGACCTTTCTTTCCTAGATCGAGTAACAAGAGACATTGAGCTAGATCACCATGATTTGGGCTTTCTTTACACCCCTTCTTGCATGGCTGAGTGGAAACTTTTAAAAACACCTGAGTCTAGAGAAGCTGCTTTGAAAGCAGCCGACAAATTAGTCCAACGCTATCAAGACAAAGGCGGCTTTATTCAGGCCTGGGGAGAACTGGGTAAAAAAGAAGATTACCGTTTAATCATTGATTGTCTCCTAAACATCCAATTACTCTTTTTTGCTAGCCAAGAAACTGGAGACAACCGTTACCGTGACATGGCGATCAATCATTTCTACGCCTCAGCCAATCATGTCATCCGAGATGACGCCTCTGCTTACCACACCTTCTACTTTGATCCAGAAACAGGTGATCCTGTTAAAGGGGTCACCCGACAAGGTTATAGCGATGATTCTGCTTGGGCCAGAGGGCAAGCTTGGGGCATTTATGGTATTCCTTTGACCTATCGTTTCCTAAAAGAACCTGAACTCATTCAACTCTTCAAGGGCATGACCCATTATTTCTTGAACCGTCTTCCTAAAGACCAGGTGTCCTACTGGGATTTAATTTTTGGAGATGGTAGCGAGCAGTCTCGTGATAGTTCAGCAACCGCCATTGCTGTGTGTGGTATTCATGAAATGTTAAAAACCTTACCAGATCATGATCCTGATAAAAAAACATATGAAGCTGCCATGCACAGCATGCTAAGAGCCTTGATTAAGGATTATGCTAACAAAGATCTCAAGCCTGGTGCTCCTCTACTGCTTCACGGAGTCTATTCTTGGCACTCTGGAAAAGGGGTTGACGAGGGAAATATCTGGGGAGACTATTACTATCTTGAAGCTCTGCTTCGTTTCTACAAAGACTGGAACCCTTACTGGTAA
- a CDS encoding PTS sugar transporter subunit IIA, with the protein MIAIIVMGHGHFASGIVSALELIAGKQEKVTAIDFTTEMTAADVQDQLSRALIPEEETLVLCDLLGGTPFKVAATLMESLPNTTCNVLSGLNLAMLIEASFARQTAASFDDLVSGLITCSKEGIVDWKTLSQQEDGATDDELGGI; encoded by the coding sequence ATGATTGCTATTATCGTTATGGGACATGGACATTTTGCGAGTGGTATTGTTTCAGCCTTAGAATTGATCGCAGGCAAACAAGAAAAGGTAACTGCAATTGATTTTACTACTGAGATGACCGCCGCTGATGTGCAGGACCAATTATCTCGTGCTTTAATCCCAGAAGAGGAAACCTTAGTTCTTTGTGACCTTCTAGGAGGTACCCCTTTTAAAGTCGCTGCAACCTTAATGGAATCTCTTCCAAACACGACGTGTAATGTTCTTTCTGGCCTTAACTTAGCCATGCTGATTGAAGCTAGTTTTGCAAGACAAACAGCAGCTTCTTTTGACGACTTAGTATCAGGACTTATAACATGTTCTAAAGAAGGCATTGTTGACTGGAAAACTCTTTCTCAGCAAGAAGACGGTGCGACAGACGATGAGTTAGGAGGCATTTAA
- a CDS encoding gluconate 5-dehydrogenase has protein sequence MENMFSLQGKIALITGASYGIGFEIAKAYAQAGATIVFNDIKQELVDKGLAAYRELGIEAHGYVCDVTDEAGIQQMVSQIEDEVGAIDILVNNAGIIRRTPMLEMAAEDFRQVIDIDLNAPFIVSKAVLPSMIAKGHGKIINICSMMSELGRETVSAYAAAKGGLKMLTKNIASEFGEANIQCNGIGPGYIATPQTAPLRERQADGSRHPFDQFIIAKTPAARWGTTEDLAGPAVFLASDASNFVNGHILYVDGGILAYIGKQP, from the coding sequence ATGGAAAATATGTTTTCGTTACAAGGTAAGATTGCCTTGATTACCGGAGCATCTTACGGTATTGGTTTTGAAATTGCCAAAGCCTATGCTCAAGCGGGTGCAACTATTGTGTTTAATGACATCAAACAAGAGTTAGTTGATAAGGGGTTGGCTGCCTATCGAGAGTTAGGGATAGAAGCGCATGGCTATGTTTGTGACGTGACTGATGAAGCTGGTATCCAACAGATGGTTAGTCAAATTGAAGATGAAGTAGGTGCTATTGATATTTTGGTCAACAATGCAGGTATTATTAGGCGTACGCCGATGCTTGAAATGGCCGCAGAAGATTTTCGTCAAGTTATTGATATTGATTTAAATGCTCCTTTTATTGTGTCAAAAGCTGTATTACCATCAATGATTGCAAAGGGACATGGTAAAATTATAAATATCTGTTCTATGATGAGCGAATTGGGGCGTGAAACAGTTAGTGCCTACGCGGCGGCTAAAGGTGGCTTGAAAATGTTAACCAAAAATATAGCCTCTGAGTTTGGAGAAGCCAACATTCAATGTAATGGGATTGGTCCTGGCTACATTGCGACGCCCCAAACAGCTCCGTTGAGAGAGCGACAAGCAGATGGTAGTCGTCATCCTTTTGATCAATTTATCATTGCTAAAACACCAGCAGCACGTTGGGGGACAACAGAAGACTTAGCTGGTCCAGCTGTTTTTCTAGCTAGCGATGCCAGTAATTTTGTCAACGGCCATATTCTTTATGTCGACGGTGGCATTTTAGCTTATATTGGAAAACAACCTTAA
- a CDS encoding RpiB/LacA/LacB family sugar-phosphate isomerase has product MKIALINENSQAAKNGIIYDALTTVTDKHGYQVFNYGMYGTEGESQLTYVQNGLLASILLTTKAADFVVTGCGTGVGAMLALNSFPGVTCGFASEPTEAYLFSQINGGNALSIPFAKGFGWGAELNLTLIFERLFAEPMGGGYPKERAIPEQRNARILSDLKKITYRDLLAIVKDIDQDFLKETISGAHFQEYFFANAEPSELVTYLKSVLEQ; this is encoded by the coding sequence ATGAAAATTGCATTAATTAATGAAAATAGCCAAGCGGCTAAAAATGGTATCATTTACGATGCCCTTACCACAGTGACAGATAAACACGGCTACCAAGTCTTTAACTATGGTATGTATGGCACAGAAGGTGAAAGCCAGTTGACCTATGTTCAAAATGGACTCTTAGCTTCTATTTTATTGACCACTAAGGCGGCTGATTTTGTGGTGACTGGTTGTGGGACAGGTGTTGGAGCTATGTTGGCCTTGAACAGCTTCCCAGGTGTTACCTGTGGTTTTGCGAGTGAGCCAACAGAAGCTTATCTCTTTTCTCAAATCAATGGTGGTAATGCCTTGTCCATTCCTTTTGCCAAAGGTTTTGGTTGGGGAGCAGAGTTGAATTTGACCTTAATATTTGAACGCCTCTTTGCAGAACCAATGGGTGGTGGTTACCCTAAAGAGCGAGCTATTCCTGAACAGCGGAATGCACGTATTTTAAGTGATCTGAAAAAAATTACTTACAGAGATTTGTTGGCAATTGTCAAAGACATCGACCAAGATTTCCTCAAAGAAACGATTTCTGGCGCTCATTTCCAAGAGTACTTCTTTGCCAATGCGGAGCCGTCAGAATTAGTCACTTATTTGAAATCAGTACTTGAACAGTAA